The following are from one region of the Paenibacillus sp. JZ16 genome:
- a CDS encoding ABC transporter substrate-binding protein — protein sequence MFNGKMKRFMSTGVAAALSLAMLAGCGGNSGKNEASPSTTPAGSNKPGVSAEVETYENGLPKNEEVTLKVGFFVGGYGREWFDYAVESFTAKYPNVKIDITASADMKTILSTKISAGNDNDMFDLFNTDPAGGIVGLAEAGKLEPMDDIWEYPLPDVPDKKVKDLMMPGMYESTQLINGKRYEFTTASSFGGLFFNKKLFEEHGWNQNPNTWDEFKALLADIKADGIAPITFPGIHPSYHNWAFGTAKNFELADINGHVDEFIENYRTYGLPQYTNPETVETWTRIYELGQQGYFAEGLPALNHTQSQMQVIQGQAAMVSTGTHVENEMKEATPEDFDWGFMAVPFRDDTNQTLWIRSGTSNFNYIWAAKPELNKKWAKELITWMVTLENQQFAAEKAGALPMRKDLTEDPARTANLSSSAQSVLKYIADNNAQTYKASRSISISDPNLAQAEKLLNENIVKFAMGMQDPKPILEQAEELLKKAVEAEKKK from the coding sequence ATGTTTAATGGAAAAATGAAACGATTCATGAGCACGGGTGTTGCAGCGGCATTATCCTTAGCTATGCTGGCTGGTTGCGGTGGAAACAGCGGGAAGAACGAGGCTAGCCCAAGTACAACTCCTGCTGGGTCGAATAAGCCAGGTGTATCTGCAGAGGTAGAGACTTACGAGAATGGATTGCCGAAGAATGAGGAAGTAACGCTAAAGGTAGGCTTCTTTGTAGGAGGATACGGCCGGGAGTGGTTCGATTATGCAGTTGAATCGTTCACAGCCAAGTATCCAAATGTCAAAATAGACATCACGGCTTCAGCCGATATGAAGACGATTCTTTCTACAAAAATCTCTGCAGGCAATGATAATGACATGTTTGATCTATTTAATACGGATCCAGCGGGAGGTATCGTGGGGCTTGCTGAAGCCGGCAAGCTTGAACCAATGGATGACATTTGGGAATACCCTCTTCCAGACGTGCCGGACAAAAAGGTCAAGGATCTTATGATGCCGGGTATGTACGAGTCAACGCAGCTGATCAATGGAAAAAGGTATGAATTCACGACGGCGAGCAGCTTTGGCGGGTTGTTTTTTAACAAAAAGCTATTCGAAGAGCATGGCTGGAACCAAAACCCGAACACATGGGATGAATTTAAAGCGCTTCTAGCAGATATTAAAGCGGACGGCATTGCTCCCATAACGTTCCCGGGTATTCATCCAAGCTACCATAACTGGGCTTTCGGAACAGCCAAAAATTTTGAGCTGGCTGATATCAATGGCCATGTCGACGAATTTATCGAAAATTATAGAACCTATGGTCTGCCGCAATACACAAATCCGGAGACGGTTGAAACTTGGACGCGCATCTACGAGCTTGGCCAACAAGGATATTTTGCAGAAGGACTTCCGGCATTGAACCATACGCAATCGCAAATGCAGGTTATTCAGGGGCAAGCGGCGATGGTATCGACAGGGACTCATGTCGAGAATGAGATGAAGGAAGCAACACCTGAGGATTTCGATTGGGGCTTCATGGCTGTTCCTTTCAGAGATGACACCAATCAAACGCTTTGGATTCGAAGCGGAACTTCAAACTTCAACTATATCTGGGCAGCAAAGCCGGAGCTTAACAAAAAGTGGGCCAAAGAATTGATCACATGGATGGTTACGCTTGAAAATCAACAATTCGCTGCTGAAAAAGCAGGCGCTTTGCCAATGCGCAAGGATTTGACGGAAGACCCTGCCAGAACAGCTAATCTTTCCAGCTCCGCCCAATCTGTTCTGAAATACATTGCGGATAATAATGCTCAAACTTATAAAGCAAGCCGGTCTATCAGTATTTCGGATCCGAATCTTGCTCAAGCGGAAAAATTATTAAATGAGAATATTGTTAAATTTGCTATGGGTATGCAGGATCCGAAACCGATTCTGGAGCAAGCTGAAGAGCTGCTGAAGAAAGCAGTAGAGGCTGAAAAGAAAAAATAA
- a CDS encoding ROK family transcriptional regulator: protein MLLKSINQQKVLFLIYSEGPISRVELAEKTGLSRQTVTNIVNRLLKEKIIVTGELIDLEAGSGRKRVGLHINSGHFYAIGLELAGKYIRGKVFNLRQEAVASAERTSNKYGSIDVLMQLLHEVIDELLTQVPNSSKVKGIGISMQGLVDSQHGIVLRTPGIGVHRLPLKQLLEDQYNIPVYIENDVNLLSVNENMNGCLKDSNNNITIKFDYGTGGAIVHDKQIIAGSSFVAGEFGHYKGFYGEDAYPCHCGRSGCLTTLASSSGLSVSIKCTLEEFAEGIRTGDPKFLSLYEKIVDGIAIAVTNIITFINPDSLLITGRVIHTISPEMFNEIRARVMHQLPVTVNNVQLIYLHNKPDETKLAAGLVIKRAFEIPLDTLSL, encoded by the coding sequence ATGTTATTAAAATCAATTAATCAGCAGAAGGTTCTTTTTCTCATTTATTCAGAGGGGCCGATCTCTCGCGTAGAGCTTGCGGAAAAGACTGGACTAAGCAGACAAACGGTAACCAATATCGTGAATCGCCTGTTGAAGGAAAAAATAATCGTGACAGGGGAGCTTATCGACTTGGAGGCAGGCAGCGGAAGGAAAAGAGTCGGCCTTCATATCAACAGCGGCCATTTTTATGCCATCGGGCTTGAGCTCGCCGGCAAATACATTCGCGGAAAAGTGTTCAACCTGCGTCAAGAAGCTGTCGCATCCGCAGAACGCACGAGCAACAAATATGGTTCTATCGATGTGCTGATGCAGCTGTTGCATGAAGTTATCGACGAGCTGCTCACCCAGGTACCCAACTCCTCCAAAGTAAAAGGGATCGGAATCAGTATGCAGGGCCTGGTAGATTCTCAGCATGGCATCGTTCTGCGAACACCCGGCATAGGCGTTCATCGCCTGCCGCTCAAGCAGCTGCTTGAAGACCAATATAACATCCCCGTGTATATTGAGAACGATGTCAATCTTCTCTCTGTCAACGAGAATATGAACGGCTGCTTGAAGGATTCTAATAACAATATCACCATCAAGTTTGATTACGGTACAGGCGGCGCGATCGTCCATGATAAACAAATTATAGCGGGATCAAGCTTTGTTGCAGGTGAATTCGGGCATTATAAAGGCTTCTATGGAGAAGATGCCTATCCATGCCATTGCGGCAGATCCGGATGCTTAACAACGCTGGCTTCCAGCAGCGGACTTAGTGTTTCCATCAAATGCACACTAGAGGAGTTCGCAGAAGGCATAAGAACAGGAGATCCTAAGTTCCTTAGCTTATACGAAAAAATTGTCGATGGCATCGCGATCGCCGTTACCAATATCATTACATTTATAAATCCAGACAGTCTGCTTATAACGGGCCGAGTCATTCATACCATCAGCCCCGAAATGTTCAACGAGATTAGAGCCAGGGTGATGCACCAGTTGCCTGTGACAGTTAATAACGTACAATTGATCTACCTTCATAACAAACCGGATGAAACCAAGCTTGCTGCCGGGTTAGTTATTAAACGCGCATTTGAAATACCGCTGGATACTTTATCTCTTTAA
- a CDS encoding YdcF family protein produces the protein MVWIGWIIAIAAMTVLAYICWLHAVILQPGKADAIIVLGYVSKDGRIHPLLKERLDEAYKRFQQYGHKYIIVSGGAVGSRRSEAELMKKYLVEKGVPAKRVLKEDKSHNTVQNLIFSKQLMEQYQLKSFMIITNLFHVRRTKYIMHRLGMNGGFSANRSLRSIVGFQLKLTFLEIRAFRLTLPIIRREINDQNN, from the coding sequence ATGGTATGGATCGGATGGATAATTGCAATCGCAGCGATGACGGTGTTGGCTTACATATGCTGGCTGCATGCAGTTATATTACAACCTGGTAAAGCAGATGCGATTATTGTACTTGGCTATGTATCTAAAGACGGCCGAATACACCCTTTGCTTAAGGAAAGACTGGATGAGGCTTACAAACGATTTCAGCAGTATGGGCACAAATACATCATTGTATCGGGGGGAGCCGTTGGTTCACGTCGCTCGGAGGCAGAGCTAATGAAGAAGTATCTGGTTGAGAAAGGCGTTCCGGCGAAAAGAGTATTAAAAGAAGACAAGTCACACAACACCGTTCAGAATTTAATCTTTAGCAAGCAATTGATGGAGCAGTACCAGCTAAAATCTTTTATGATCATAACCAATTTATTTCATGTCCGCCGCACGAAGTATATTATGCATCGTCTTGGCATGAATGGCGGTTTCAGCGCTAATCGAAGCCTTAGAAGCATTGTGGGATTCCAGCTCAAATTAACATTTTTGGAAATTCGGGCGTTTCGATTAACGCTCCCCATTATCAGGCGGGAAATCAATGATCAAAACAATTGA